From a region of the Spirochaetota bacterium genome:
- a CDS encoding diguanylate cyclase: MKHKIIIADDEPSNVRMLGEFLKNDYEIYVAADGNETVRLAEKILPDLILLDIMMPGLDGYGVCRELKTRKETERIPVIFVTARKMADDIVMGFDVGGRDYIQKPFYPQELHARVRTHIELKKAQEQLIEDAAMLEELNRKLASALDKMEIMARMDPLTGLANRRFLLERLEQETARSRRTGRPLSIAMVDVDNFKIINDSHGHECGDLILKQVARTMKDSIRKEDMVARWGGEEFLLLFVETPLGDARQTAERIRHNIASVAVDCGGIPVSITVTIGVAAYDSAQSIDANIRKADDAMYRGKRLKKNCVESE, from the coding sequence ATGAAACACAAGATCATTATAGCTGACGATGAACCCTCCAACGTCAGGATGCTGGGCGAATTTCTGAAAAACGATTACGAGATCTACGTCGCCGCCGACGGCAATGAGACTGTGCGGCTGGCGGAAAAGATACTCCCCGACCTTATCCTGCTGGATATCATGATGCCCGGCCTTGACGGCTACGGCGTGTGCCGGGAGCTTAAAACCAGGAAAGAGACTGAGAGGATCCCCGTGATTTTCGTAACGGCCCGTAAAATGGCCGATGATATCGTAATGGGATTCGACGTGGGAGGACGCGATTATATCCAGAAGCCGTTCTATCCCCAGGAGCTTCATGCCCGGGTGCGTACGCACATAGAGCTGAAAAAGGCGCAGGAGCAGCTCATTGAGGACGCGGCCATGCTGGAGGAGCTTAATCGCAAGCTCGCTTCGGCCCTGGATAAGATGGAGATCATGGCCCGCATGGATCCTTTGACAGGTCTTGCCAACAGGAGGTTTCTCCTGGAGCGCCTTGAACAGGAAACGGCCCGATCCCGGCGAACGGGACGTCCCCTGTCAATCGCCATGGTTGACGTGGACAATTTCAAGATAATCAATGACAGCCACGGGCATGAATGCGGCGATCTGATCTTGAAACAGGTCGCCCGGACCATGAAGGATAGTATAAGGAAGGAGGACATGGTGGCGCGCTGGGGCGGGGAGGAGTTTCTTCTTCTTTTCGTCGAAACGCCTCTTGGCGATGCCCGGCAGACGGCGGAACGAATTCGGCACAATATCGCATCTGTCGCGGTTGATTGCGGGGGCATCCCGGTTTCCATCACGGTCACCATAGGCGTCGCCGCCTACGATTCCGCGCAGAGCATAGACGCGAATATACGCAAGGCCGATGACGCCATGTATCGAGGAAAGCGCCTCAAGAAAAACTGCGTGGAATCGGAATGA
- a CDS encoding membrane dipeptidase → MRRYLISIVMIFTVALFSVAFTDSPEYAGSGPVHGFADIHLHQMAEYAYGGAWFHGSHQGPEHIALKKCSGGDALGGDHARTRFGVLNEFLGMVPGTDGDTGWHFHKRNGYPSYTGWPRWNTIAHQQVWEGHLKQAHEDGLTLYVMSAVDFTPLCKCMPEKNIKPGLKCDEMSSVDVQLQAAIDFAARRDWVKIARSPGEARQIINSGRLAMILAIEVTGLFNNDDWADRLDFYYRHYHVRSIQMAHQMDNRFTGVAPHHFIFKFFKILEDLGEGDRRPGFDLDRAGRNRLGLTEEGKLLARAMMERHMIIDIAHMSERAVKDLHDISREMKYYPLVLSHGHLRSIMMKKKQREEKTTPDHIIRMIRETGGMIGLRTGPDRVKTYSASGVPNDCDGSTKSFAQAYRYGTRGLKVDIAFASDFNGFIQQLRPRFGGNFETCGASGNTARVDSQRKKQTRRLGSPLDYQGFGHIGLEGDIIRELRNFGVDTTALENSSEAFIRVWERCYDEDRIGPFDTGDMDTGGITD, encoded by the coding sequence ATGAGACGATACCTGATCTCGATAGTTATGATATTCACGGTGGCGCTCTTTTCAGTGGCCTTTACTGATTCTCCCGAATACGCGGGGAGCGGCCCGGTCCACGGCTTTGCGGACATCCACCTTCACCAGATGGCGGAATACGCCTACGGCGGGGCCTGGTTCCACGGGAGCCATCAGGGGCCGGAACATATTGCCCTGAAAAAATGCTCAGGCGGGGACGCGCTGGGCGGGGATCACGCCCGCACCAGGTTCGGTGTCCTGAACGAATTTCTCGGCATGGTTCCCGGCACCGACGGCGACACGGGATGGCATTTTCACAAGCGAAACGGTTATCCCTCGTACACGGGGTGGCCCCGGTGGAACACCATCGCGCACCAGCAGGTGTGGGAGGGCCACCTGAAGCAGGCCCATGAAGACGGGTTGACCCTCTACGTCATGTCCGCGGTGGATTTTACGCCATTATGCAAATGCATGCCTGAAAAGAACATTAAGCCCGGCTTGAAATGCGATGAGATGTCGAGCGTCGATGTGCAGCTCCAGGCCGCTATCGACTTTGCGGCGCGGAGAGACTGGGTGAAGATTGCGCGATCTCCCGGCGAGGCGCGGCAAATCATCAATTCCGGCAGGCTGGCCATGATCCTGGCCATAGAAGTCACCGGCCTGTTCAACAACGACGACTGGGCGGATCGCCTCGATTTCTATTACCGGCACTACCATGTACGCTCGATCCAGATGGCCCACCAGATGGACAACAGGTTCACAGGCGTCGCCCCGCACCATTTCATATTCAAGTTCTTCAAGATACTCGAAGACCTCGGCGAAGGCGATCGCCGTCCCGGGTTCGACCTGGACCGCGCCGGCAGGAACAGGCTCGGCCTGACCGAGGAGGGGAAACTGCTGGCGCGGGCCATGATGGAGCGGCATATGATCATCGACATCGCCCACATGTCCGAGCGCGCAGTCAAGGACCTGCATGATATCTCCAGAGAAATGAAATACTATCCGCTGGTCCTTTCCCACGGTCACCTGCGATCCATCATGATGAAGAAAAAGCAGAGGGAGGAGAAAACGACGCCGGACCATATCATCCGCATGATCAGGGAAACCGGCGGCATGATCGGCCTGCGGACCGGACCGGATCGGGTAAAGACCTATTCCGCGTCGGGAGTTCCCAACGACTGCGACGGCTCGACGAAGTCCTTCGCGCAGGCCTACCGGTACGGGACACGGGGCCTCAAGGTCGACATCGCCTTCGCCAGCGACTTCAACGGCTTCATCCAGCAGCTTCGCCCGCGTTTCGGCGGTAACTTTGAGACCTGCGGCGCCTCCGGCAATACAGCCAGAGTGGATAGCCAGAGGAAAAAGCAAACACGCCGGCTGGGATCCCCCCTCGACTACCAGGGATTCGGGCACATAGGCCTTGAAGGCGACATCATCCGAGAATTGAGAAATTTCGGGGTTGATACAACAGCTCTGGAGAATTCGTCGGAAGCCTTCATACGCGTGTGGGAGCGGTGTTATGACGAGGACCGGATCGGGCCCTTCGATACCGGCGATATGGACACGGGCGGAATAACCGATTAG